TCAGAAGCAAGATTCCATTCTATGACATTTTTACACCAATTGCGGGTAGCGCCAATAATCAACTTATTGATATGTTCAGGGATGTCCTTTGAAAAATATCCGGGAGCTCCAACCCATTGTTCCGTAAAATAGAGATTCTTCTCAGGGAAAGCGTTATGTACATCAGATAATGCTTGAATACTTCCTCCATATAAATGAAACGCTGAACCATCAATATACTTACGGGCTTCGGGATCATTAAGAATTGATATCGGATAGTCTGGCCGATCTGCGTTATGGTCATAAATAATAATTTTGGTGGTCAATTTTGCAGTCTGAAAAGCAGGCCCAAGATATTTTTTCACAAAAAGGTCTTCCTGAGGTGCATACATGAGCATACTTGGATTATTGCCAGGATGAAGCGGTTCATTTTGTACGGTAATAGCATCAATATGAATTCCTTCTTTTTGCATGGCAATAATATAATGTACCAAATATTTGGCATAAACAGCATAATATTCAGACTTTAAACTACCACCACGCGTATCTTGGTTCGTTTTCATCCATGCAGGAGCAGACCAAGGAGAACCCAGAATTTTTATTTTAGGATTAATCGAGATAATTTCTTTCAGAATAGGAATAACATCATATTTATCCGGCCCAAAGCTAAAATTTTTCAGTTGAGGATCAGTCTGTCCTGCCGGAACATCATCGTATGAAAACGCATGATCATTCAAATCGGACGAACCAATACTGATACGTAAATAACTTGTTCCGATATTATTCTCCTTATCAGTAAACAATTCTTCCAGCAAGGCATGGCGTGCAACAGGACTCATTTGTTGAATCAGCATGGCACTTCCCCCAGTCAAAGCAAATCCGAAGCCATCTATCGTCTGAAAAGTTCGGTTATCTTCCACACAAATCAATGGTGTGTTACCAAGATCATTGGCTTTGCCAAAATTCAAAGATCCATGTTGCTGCTGAAACAAAACTGTCTTATCGGTATTTGTAAGCCACATTTGGACATTCTGAGACATCGTTGTTCGCCCAAAACAAATCAATAAAAAGCTAAGAATAACATATCCCGATTTTTTTTTCATCTTCTCTTTATTTATATCCTATTCAACAATTAAAGTCGAAATGGAATGTGGCAGACTGGCTGTACCGGCTGCGCTACCTCCCACCCAAAGATGATAAGTGATTTTGGTATCCGTCGGATTCATGACAATAACAGCAAGTTTGCCATCTTTATTGATAAACGCGGTCGTAAGTAGTTGACTGCTGCTGGAGGAGCTGATAATCCGCTTCGCTCCCGGACGGACAAATTTTGAAAACTGACCAATGTAATAGTAAATATTCGTGTAAATAAGTTGCCCCGTTCTGGTATCGGCAATAATAGGAGCAAAACAATAATTTCCAACATGATTTGGCCCCCCTTTTTCGTTAAGCAATACATTCCAGTCTGTCCAACCTACTGTACCGGCATTAAAATCATGAATCATGGAACGTCCATATTTTTCGCCAAGGCTCCAGTCATGTACCTGATTGAAATTAAAGCGATCAACACATCCTTCCGTAAATAGAAGATGGGTATTCGGGAAAGCTTCCTGAACCCGTCTTTCATTGTTAAACATCATCTTTCCTCCAGACCAGGATTCATACCAATGATAACCAATACCCCAAACATATTTAGCGGCTTGAGGGTCATTCAAAACAACACTGGCACGATAATAGAGCAAATCCCGGTTATGATCCCATGCAATAATTTTTTTGCTACCCAATCCATCACGCTCCAAAGTAGGACCAAGATAATTTTTAATAAAATCCCGTTCGTCTTGAGCAGTGTAAATACATGATTCCCAAATTTGTGTGGCTAACGGTTCGTTTTGTACTGTCATTCCCCAGATGTGAATTCCCTGAGCCTGATAGGCACGAATAAACTTCACAAAATAATTTGCCCACGCCTGACGATAGCGAGGAAGCAATTTACCTCCGTGCAACATGTCATCATTGCTCTTCATCCAAGCCGGAGGACTCCACGGACTGATAAAAAGTGTCAGGTTCCCATCGGTAGCTGCAATAATTTTTTTAATAAATGGAATACGGTATTTTTCATCATGCGCTATGCTAAATGTTTTAAGCAAAGAGTCATGATTGGCCACATAGGTATAACTGTCACTGGAAAAATCACAACTATTGATATTGGTTCTGCCCAGGGTATATCCAATTCCTTTTTCAGGATTATAATATGCAGTCAGAAATTCTTCCTGCGATTTTTCAGGCAATTTGGCAAAAGTTTCTGCCGAAGCATCGGTCAAAGCGCCTCCAATGCCCAGCACTGATTGAAACGTTTTTGTCGGATCGACAAATATCCAGTTGCCTTTATTCATCTCCTGAGACGTAGGCTGTAATTGCAACGAACCTGCATCCGACAACCGTAAAGTTGTATTTTTTGCAGTAGTATAAACCTCTACCTTTTTGCCGGAGAAAGTAGTTGTCTGCCCCCATGCGAACGTTGCAAACAACACAAATAAAGCTGCAAATAGTGGTATAGCAAATTTTGCTCTCATATAAAATTATAGTTTTGTAATTACCAAATAAATGTTCCTACTGCTCCGGCCATTAATGTTGGCGAAACAATCTTTCCATTAAAACGAATATTGAAAGTGGTTGTTGACAAACCCGTATTCAGTACTATTAACACCTTCTTCCCATCCGGCGTCTTAAATGCCACATTGGGCAGATTATCAACAACAGAAGAGGCAATACGTACCGAACCTGGTCGCACAAACTTGGCTGCATGTGCAATAATGTAATAGCTGACATTTCGGGTCACCGTTGTTCCAATGGTAAGGGCTCCCAAACAGGTTGAGCATCCTCCGTTAGTATGTAATTGCAAATTAGGATCGGATGCCAGATTCCATTCCAGGACATTTTTACTCCAGTTACGCGTTGCGCCAATAATTAAATTCTGAATATGCCAATCAAGATCATCGTGGAAATTACCTGTAGAAGAAGTGTATTGTTCGGTAAAATAAACGTTTTTATTAGGAAATAAATCATGTACACTGGACATAGTATTAATATCTCCAGCATATAAATGAAATGCAGAACCATCAATATAAGGATACGCTGCGGTATCACTTAAAATATCAGTGGCATATTCCGGATGATCCAAGTTATGATCGTATATAATAATCTTAGTCGTGATATGATTTGCTTTAAACTGAGGTCCAAGATAATTTTTCACAAAATCATCTTCTTCATTGGATTGCATAACCATTGCAGGGTTATTATATGCATTTAATGGCTCATTTTGAGGCGTCACTGCTGTAATGTTGATGCCGGCAGCCTGCATAGCCTCTATATATTTCACAAAATAACGCGCATACACATTATAATATTCTGGTTTTAAGCTTCCACCCACAAAGCTTCCATTCGTTTTCATCCATGTTGGAGCCGTCCATGGTGTTGCAATAATCTTAATTGAAGGTTCAAGGGCAACGATTTTCTGAAGGATAGGGATTAAATCCGTTTCCTCCTGATTGATACTAAAGTTCTGTAATGTAGTATCTGTTTGACCTGCTGGAACTTCATCATACGTAAACGGAGCCACGCTTAAATCAGATGCACCAATGCTTATCCGCAAATAGCTTACTCCAATGTCAGTCGAATCGGTCAAAAACAGCTCTTTTAATAACGCGTCTTTTGTTGTTTCCGGGAGACTGTTGATCAATGAAGCGCTAACTCCGGTTAAAGCAAAACCAAAGCCATCAATTGTCTGATAGGTTTGTGTCGTATCAATATCAATGGTTGGATTATTGTTGGTTGACGAAGTAAAAATAAGGCTCGTATTTGTTTGTTTCTGGAACAAAACCGACTTATCAGCACGCGTCATCCAAAATGTGACATCAGTCTTAACAGGCGTTTGTATTGTATCACCTGTGTTCGGCATAATTTCATCAATGTGGTTGTTATTCTTACATCCTGAAATTATACTGACAAACGGCAATATAAGAAACAGCCATAAATATTTTTTTTTGAACCTGTTTACCATATTTTTTACTACAAGAAAGACAAAATCACTAAGTATGAAAATTTTACAATAGACATCCGAAGCTTTTTACACTCCGGATGTCTGAAAACTACATAAATCAACTAATACCTATCAGAAATGTGCCTTTTTAGTTATCAGCACAATATTATATATTTTTGAAAAACATGTCTGGGACATTAATATTGAGGATTTTGAACCATTTGCGTATTAGTCAGTTCTGACAATGGAATAGGTAATATTTCATTTTTACCTGCTACAAAATGTTTTGAAAATCCATTTGCCATATTATCCAACACACTTGGAGCATCTCCCCAACGTACCAAATCGAAGTAGCGTTCACCTTCAGTAGCCAGCTCCATGCGACGTTCAAATTTGATAGCTGTCATTGATACCGGAACAGATGGTAAACCGACTCTGGCCCTAACCGCATCAAGTAACGCCTGAGCACGGGACAAGTTAGTATTCGACATAACCAAAGCTTCTGCTTCCATCAAATAAGTGTCAGCTAAACGAATTTCAATATAATCCTGATCAAAATTTAATTCTTTTGTTCCTGCACTACTTGTATATTGGAGTAAAGGAGCATATTTAGCCATAAAATATCCGGTAGCAGCATAACACTGACTCTTTGCATAACTACATTGGCCTGCCTGAACCAGACTATCCAGATTGATAATCGTATATTTATAGCGAGGATCATACTTTCCATTCTGAACCATTGCATTAACGAGATCAGGAGTAATCGGATCAAAACTCCAACCGGACAAGAAATTTGGAGCCGTACTGTTACTTCCAGACTGAGAGTAACCTCTCGGCCCTACCATAATGCTATAGACATTCGATTTGTATTGACCCCAGTTTCCCCATCCGTAATTTTGACTTCCGGTTTTTTGAATTTCAAAAATCGACTCTGCGTTAAACTTATTATTCGGATTGAAAATATCTCCGTAATTTGCCAGCAAATGATATCCGAAACGACTTGTTCCTCCAGGAGTATCTCCATTAACATCTTTCAAAATGTTAGCAGCATCAGCCCATTTCTTTTCATACAAATAAACTTTGCCCAGAAGAGCTTCAGCAGCACCTTGTGTTGCGCGCCCATTTTCTGACGAAGGAACAGTTACGGGTAAATCCGGAATTGCGTCTGTCAAATCCTTTTCTATTTGTGCATATACCTCAGAAGCCGTAGCTTGTTTAGCTGCATAAATTTCATCTGTTGTTTGCGGAGTGGTAAATAATGGGACATTTCCAAACCAAATTACCAAATTAAAATAATAATGAGCTCTTAAGAATTTGGCTTCTGCCGTATAGCGAGTCTTATCAGCATCGCTTAATCCAGGCACTCCATTAATCTTAGAAAGAATCAAATTACATTGTTTAACGCCAACAAAATTGACATTCCACATATCAACAGGCATATTAGCCGGAGTCAATTGAGTCATATCATTCATGGCCTGCCATTGGCTCATATCAGAAGGACCTCCTCCTCCGGCATAGCAATCATCCGAAGCTGAATTTGCTACTCCAAGAGGGCTACAATAGGTATTCCCAGTTTCTGTATTTAAAGCACTATAGGCGGCTACCAATCCTGCATACGCTTCACTCGGATTTGAATAATAGTTTGATTCGAGCGATTCTCCCTTAGGCGTAATATTCAAAAAAGAGTCGGAACAGGATGTAATTACTACGGCACTTATTGCTATGATGAGTCCGCTTAATAATTTATTGTGTTTCATTTCTTTATATTTTTATTATTTATTTCGACAGTGCGATTTCATGAATCAAATCGCATTTGATAAGGTTTTAAGTTTATGAAAGTCCCTATTAAATTCCTACGTTAAGGCCAAACATATAAGTTCTTGCTTGTGGATAGATACCACGATCAATGCCATAGCTGCTACCACCAACCTCAGGATCATAACCTGTGTATTGAGTAATCGTAAATAAATTGCTAACACTGGCAAAAACTCTGACTGATTGGAATCCAATAGCTGTCATCCACGGTTTCGGTAATGTATAACCTAACTGAATGGTTTTGATACGGAAATAAGCTCCATTTTGCAAATAGAAGTTCGAAGGATTGCCAAAATTATGATTTGGATCAAGATCTGATAATCTTGGATAATTACTATTTGAATTTGTAGTTGTCCAAGCATTCAGTGCAGCAATTGGGTAATTGGCGGTAGTAATGTCCAATCGGCGATATGCCTGGAATATTTTGTTTCCCCAAACGCCTTGCCCAAATACCATAAAGTCCCAATTTCTCCAGCCTAAATTCACAGTCAACCCATATGTATAGTGTGGATATGGATCTCCCAACCATGTACGGTCATTTGAATTAATCACGCCGTCGCCATTAACATCTTCCCATTTGAAATCTCCAGGTTTTGCATTTGGCTGGATTAAATTTCCATTTTTATCTTTGTAGTTATCTATTTCGGCTTGTGAATGGAACACTCCTAATTCTTTGAATCCATAGAATGCATTAAATGGATGACCAACGGCTGTACGAGAGAGTGGATACTGAGAATTTTGAAATGTTGCCCCACCATCTAAATATTGTTTGCCTTGACCTAAATAGGTAATTGTATTCTTGTTATAAGCAATATTTCCTTGAACACCTAGTCTAACCTTACCAAAACTTTTATTGTACCCAATTTCCAATTCAAATCCCTTGTTTGTCAAATCGTCAATATTTGCCCACGGGTCAGAAGTGTACCCCGAAAATCCAGGAATTTGAACTGTCGCTAACATCCCGGTTGTCTTTTTATTGTAATAATCGAAAGTAACCGTAAGACTTTTCAATAACACAGCATCAAAACCTGCATCAAGCGAACTTGTTTGCTCCCATTTAAGATTTGGATTGGCAGGAGTGGTAGTTGAATAACCGATTGCCAAGCCATCAGTACCAAAGACATAATTACTTCCGCCACCACCGGAGATGATGGATTCATATTGAAAATCATTTAAAGACATATCATTCCCCACAACTCCATAAGAAGCACGAAGTTTAAGGTTATCAAGGAATGTATTTTGCGGGAAAAATTTTTCCCGAGTTATTACCCATCCTATCTGAGCAGAAGGGAAAGTTCCATAATGGTTATTTGTCCCAAATTTAGAAGATCCGTCACGACGAACTATGCCTGAGAACAAATATTTTTCATCATAATTATAGGTTAGACGTCCAAAATAGGAGCTTAATGCGTATTCCTGTCTATCATATGCATTTGCGATACGCTGCGTGGTAGGTAAGGAAAAGTTGAACGAAGCATCCTGATAGTTAGTTACAGGTTCTCCCTGATAGGTAACATTCAATCCATCTTCAGTTTGTTTTTCAGCACTCATCCCCATCATAATAGAAAAGTTGTGAAGCCCTATCTGATCAGTATAAGATACAGTATTATCCCAGTTCCAGGTCAGGTTTTGATCGCTTTCACGATACTGACTTACCATATTGGTATTATTATTATTCGGATTGAGATAATAAAGAGGAGTAAATGATTCATTCCCCCAAAATGCCTTTTTGACGTTCATTTGCGAACGTAAATTCAAACCTTTGATAGGATTTACATTAATATAGGCATTACCAACCATATTATCCGACCACCCATAATTTCCTTTTTGTACTTGTTCATAAGCAAGTGGATTGGTCATTTCTTGTCCTACAATATTGGAAATACCATAGTACATTCCATTAGGAGCTTGAAGTATGTACGGAGATGCGTAAGTATTATTCGGATCGTTCGCAACCGTTGAAGCGCTTACATAAACAGGCGTCAAAGGGTCTAAATTTAATGCAGAACTTAACGGCCCTCCAAATTCACTATTGGTATTTAATCCAGTTTGATTCTTTTCGTAGGTATAACTCAGATTTTCACCGATCGTTACATATTTCCCAATTTTGTAGCTGGTGTTGGTTGTCAAAGAAAACCTGTTATCATAAGCAATTGAAGGAGCAACAATACCTTTCTGGGCAATATAACCCAATGACACATAATAGGTAGATTTATCGCCACCTCCTGATACGCTTAAGCTATGGCTTTGATAAGGAGCACTGCTAAACAATTCATTTTGCCAGTCTGTACCTGCACCATAAGAAGTTGGATTTGCAAATACAGGAGCACTTCCGTCATTCATAACCGATTCGTTCCGTAATTCTGCATATTGGGTTGCATTTGTAAGTTGAACCTTCTTAATTGCATCCTGAATTCCCATTTGCATGTTGTAATTCACTCTCATCGGTTCTCCAATTTTCCCTTTTTTAGTAGTAACCAAAACAACCCCATTGGAGGCGCGTGTGCCGTAAATTGCACAAGAAGCAGCATCTTTCAAAACTTCAATCGATGCAATATCATTTGGATTCAGATATTCCAACCCTCCATTCATAACAACTCCATCAACAACATATAAAGGGTCGCTGTTATTAATAGAAGTAATACCCCGAATCCGAATGGTAGGTGCACTTCCCGGTGCTCCTGAACTTTGTGCTACAGTAACACCGGAAGTCAGCCCCTGTAACGCATCATCCAAACGGGTTAATTGTTTGTTATCAATTTCTTTTGCAGAAACGGAAGAAATTGCACCGGTAATCAAGCTTTTCTTTTGAACACCATACCCGACAACGACAACTTCATCCATCTGTTTGGTACTCTCCTGCAGCACAACATGCATATAGGTTGCCTGCCCTATCTCTTTTTCCTGTTTTTGATAACCAATAAAACTAAACACCAGGGTCTTTGTACGCGCATCAGAAATGTCTCTCAATGTAAATTTTCCATCTACATTGGTAATAGTCCCCAATGAAGTACCTTTAACTAACACAGCTACTCCAGGTAAAGGTTGATTTTGGGCATCCACCACTACACCTGAAACGCTTTGCGCCATTATTTTGCTTATAGAAAACAAAATAATCAAAACAAACATCACTCGTTTCTTCATAGTTACATTTTTATGCCTCGCTCTTTTTACAGCTCGGCGGTTAAACATATTAAATAAAGCTCGCTCTTTTTTCGTTGAAAGTATAAACACAATATGAGAACATAGAAACACAAACAATGCTTGCGTTCCTACACAACAAAGAGATACTTCCATTAAGGGGATTGTATATCTCTATATCATTGATTTTCTTTTTGATTAAAATACATATCCGGCTGTTCGGATCGAACAATGCCTTTGATATAAGAAAGGATAGATCAGTGTAAAGTATTTTCATGTGCGCTGTTTTTTTACAAAAAGAGCATTACCTTTGCTTCGAAACAACAACGCTGAAAATGATGTGTCGTTTCATGATAAACTTAAGTTTAGACATAAGGGCTCTAAAAATTGACGGAACAAAGATAAACGAGAGTTTCTCTCAAAGTCAAATATTCCAAATCTACAAAACCTCTATTTTTGATGTAAAATACCTCTATTAAACCTCTACAATGTATCTAATAAAATTATGTATATCAATATACTGCAAATCATATTATCCATATTTTTTATTATTCTTTGAAAAAAGGTATTTTCAATGTCGAATCCTCTTTTGATGTCTACTTTTTAACAAATAACTTGCCATGAAATACGTTTCTTTTTCTTTTATCATGCTGTTTTTAGCTCTGTGGGTAACAGCAAAAGCAGATATTTCGCAAATAGTCAACCAATGTATTCCAAAGCTAACCTATTTTGACAAAACCGTTTATAATGCATCCAATCAAACCTGGGCAATTGCACAAAATGAGAAAGGATACCTTTATTTCGCAAACTCCGGGGGACTATTAGAATATGATGGTAGTGAATGGACTCTTTATCAGATTCCTCACAATTCATCTGCAGTCCGAAGCGTGTTAATAACAAATGACCAACGCATTTACGTAGGCATGCAGAATGAATTCGGCTTTTGGGAAAGAGATCCCTATACGCGTAAGCTACTTTACACATCCATTTCGACCGAACACAATATTCGTTTTACAGATGAAAATGATTTCTGGAAAATAATACCTTTCCAGGGCGATATTTATTTCAACTGCTTCCAGAACATCTATAAATATTCTCCGACCACCAATCAGGTAACCATTATCAAAGCTCCAACCCGGTTTCAATTTGCCTTTGCCGTAAACAATCGTTTTTTTGCCCAGGATAAGACATTGGGATTGATGGAGTTGAAAGATGGAATCCTAACGCCGGTTGCCGGTGGAGCTGTTCTCAAAGGAGATTGTGTTTATGGAATGGCTCCCCTGAATGATAATGACATTTTAATAGCAACGATTGACAAAGGACTTTACCAGCTTGTTAACGGAAAAGTAACAAAAAACAACTGGGCATGTAATGATTTTTTAATCCGGAATCAAATCTTCAGTATGACTATGCTTCCCGACGGAAGATATGCTTTTGGCACCATTCTCAATGGATTACTGATTACCGACCACACAGGAAACATACTATCCAATATCAACAAACTGAAAGGATTACCCAACAATACAGTTCTGAGTATTTTTCTGGATCATAGTAATAATATCTGGCTGGGACTTGATCGTGGCATTGACCACATCCAATTAAACAGCCGGATCCGAACCTTTCCTGATCCTAAAGGCGAATTAGGATCGGTATATCAGGTTGAACAATACAATGGAAATCTTTTCTTTGCCACAAATCAGGGATTAGTCTATTGCAGTCTCAAGGATTTTAATTATCCCGATCGTGAAGTTGAGTTCCATATTATGCCGAACACACAGGGACAAGTATGGAGTTTACTCAAAATAAATAATCAATTGCTTTGTGCACACAATCAGGGCTTGTATGTTGTAAGCGGAAACACAGGACGATTTGTGTATACAGGCAGCGGTATTTCGAACATGCTTGAAATGAATAGCCATGTGGTAATGTTGCTTTCATATGATGGATTATGCATGTTGAAGATGAACGGAACCCAATTTAATGTTCAACCTGAAGCTGTTTATCCATACAATGCAGCATATGCTGCAAAAGACAGAAAAAACGATCTTTTCATCGGGAATTACGCCAGCGGAGTTTATCGTATTCAATTTGATTCCACTTTTAATCACGTCATTTATGCAAGCAATCATCTGGAAAGTTTAGGAATACATAATTCAACCGTCCAAAGGATGTATTCTTATGACAATAATCTCTATTTACTCGATACCATGGGAATAATGCAGTTCGATTACGCACAAAACCACTTTGAACCCATGCAGGCTGTCAACCGGTTGCTCCCTACGCATAATTCCCTTTACAGATTGCAATTTTCAGGGAATGACCTGTGGTGCTTTGGATCAAAACAATTCTACTGTATCCGGAACTATAATACTTCAAGACCCTATCTGATTTCTAAAAATCTGGAAACATTGTACCCGGAAGTCATAAGTAACTATGAAGC
The sequence above is drawn from the Microbacter margulisiae genome and encodes:
- a CDS encoding glycoside hydrolase family 30 protein, with translation MKKKSGYVILSFLLICFGRTTMSQNVQMWLTNTDKTVLFQQQHGSLNFGKANDLGNTPLICVEDNRTFQTIDGFGFALTGGSAMLIQQMSPVARHALLEELFTDKENNIGTSYLRISIGSSDLNDHAFSYDDVPAGQTDPQLKNFSFGPDKYDVIPILKEIISINPKIKILGSPWSAPAWMKTNQDTRGGSLKSEYYAVYAKYLVHYIIAMQKEGIHIDAITVQNEPLHPGNNPSMLMYAPQEDLFVKKYLGPAFQTAKLTTKIIIYDHNADRPDYPISILNDPEARKYIDGSAFHLYGGSIQALSDVHNAFPEKNLYFTEQWVGAPGYFSKDIPEHINKLIIGATRNWCKNVIEWNLASDTQYTPHTDRGGCNICLGAITIQGDSVTRNPAYYVIAHAAKFVRPGSVRIASNRVLELNDVAFKRPDGKIVLIVINNGDGVQNFDIWYLGRIFQTSLNAGSVATYIW
- a CDS encoding glycoside hydrolase family 30 protein; translation: MRAKFAIPLFAALFVLFATFAWGQTTTFSGKKVEVYTTAKNTTLRLSDAGSLQLQPTSQEMNKGNWIFVDPTKTFQSVLGIGGALTDASAETFAKLPEKSQEEFLTAYYNPEKGIGYTLGRTNINSCDFSSDSYTYVANHDSLLKTFSIAHDEKYRIPFIKKIIAATDGNLTLFISPWSPPAWMKSNDDMLHGGKLLPRYRQAWANYFVKFIRAYQAQGIHIWGMTVQNEPLATQIWESCIYTAQDERDFIKNYLGPTLERDGLGSKKIIAWDHNRDLLYYRASVVLNDPQAAKYVWGIGYHWYESWSGGKMMFNNERRVQEAFPNTHLLFTEGCVDRFNFNQVHDWSLGEKYGRSMIHDFNAGTVGWTDWNVLLNEKGGPNHVGNYCFAPIIADTRTGQLIYTNIYYYIGQFSKFVRPGAKRIISSSSSSQLLTTAFINKDGKLAVIVMNPTDTKITYHLWVGGSAAGTASLPHSISTLIVE
- a CDS encoding glycoside hydrolase family 30 protein: MPNTGDTIQTPVKTDVTFWMTRADKSVLFQKQTNTSLIFTSSTNNNPTIDIDTTQTYQTIDGFGFALTGVSASLINSLPETTKDALLKELFLTDSTDIGVSYLRISIGASDLSVAPFTYDEVPAGQTDTTLQNFSINQEETDLIPILQKIVALEPSIKIIATPWTAPTWMKTNGSFVGGSLKPEYYNVYARYFVKYIEAMQAAGINITAVTPQNEPLNAYNNPAMVMQSNEEDDFVKNYLGPQFKANHITTKIIIYDHNLDHPEYATDILSDTAAYPYIDGSAFHLYAGDINTMSSVHDLFPNKNVYFTEQYTSSTGNFHDDLDWHIQNLIIGATRNWSKNVLEWNLASDPNLQLHTNGGCSTCLGALTIGTTVTRNVSYYIIAHAAKFVRPGSVRIASSVVDNLPNVAFKTPDGKKVLIVLNTGLSTTTFNIRFNGKIVSPTLMAGAVGTFIW
- a CDS encoding RagB/SusD family nutrient uptake outer membrane protein, whose protein sequence is MKHNKLLSGLIIAISAVVITSCSDSFLNITPKGESLESNYYSNPSEAYAGLVAAYSALNTETGNTYCSPLGVANSASDDCYAGGGGPSDMSQWQAMNDMTQLTPANMPVDMWNVNFVGVKQCNLILSKINGVPGLSDADKTRYTAEAKFLRAHYYFNLVIWFGNVPLFTTPQTTDEIYAAKQATASEVYAQIEKDLTDAIPDLPVTVPSSENGRATQGAAEALLGKVYLYEKKWADAANILKDVNGDTPGGTSRFGYHLLANYGDIFNPNNKFNAESIFEIQKTGSQNYGWGNWGQYKSNVYSIMVGPRGYSQSGSNSTAPNFLSGWSFDPITPDLVNAMVQNGKYDPRYKYTIINLDSLVQAGQCSYAKSQCYAATGYFMAKYAPLLQYTSSAGTKELNFDQDYIEIRLADTYLMEAEALVMSNTNLSRAQALLDAVRARVGLPSVPVSMTAIKFERRMELATEGERYFDLVRWGDAPSVLDNMANGFSKHFVAGKNEILPIPLSELTNTQMVQNPQY
- a CDS encoding SusC/RagA family TonB-linked outer membrane protein — its product is MKKRVMFVLIILFSISKIMAQSVSGVVVDAQNQPLPGVAVLVKGTSLGTITNVDGKFTLRDISDARTKTLVFSFIGYQKQEKEIGQATYMHVVLQESTKQMDEVVVVGYGVQKKSLITGAISSVSAKEIDNKQLTRLDDALQGLTSGVTVAQSSGAPGSAPTIRIRGITSINNSDPLYVVDGVVMNGGLEYLNPNDIASIEVLKDAASCAIYGTRASNGVVLVTTKKGKIGEPMRVNYNMQMGIQDAIKKVQLTNATQYAELRNESVMNDGSAPVFANPTSYGAGTDWQNELFSSAPYQSHSLSVSGGGDKSTYYVSLGYIAQKGIVAPSIAYDNRFSLTTNTSYKIGKYVTIGENLSYTYEKNQTGLNTNSEFGGPLSSALNLDPLTPVYVSASTVANDPNNTYASPYILQAPNGMYYGISNIVGQEMTNPLAYEQVQKGNYGWSDNMVGNAYINVNPIKGLNLRSQMNVKKAFWGNESFTPLYYLNPNNNNTNMVSQYRESDQNLTWNWDNTVSYTDQIGLHNFSIMMGMSAEKQTEDGLNVTYQGEPVTNYQDASFNFSLPTTQRIANAYDRQEYALSSYFGRLTYNYDEKYLFSGIVRRDGSSKFGTNNHYGTFPSAQIGWVITREKFFPQNTFLDNLKLRASYGVVGNDMSLNDFQYESIISGGGGSNYVFGTDGLAIGYSTTTPANPNLKWEQTSSLDAGFDAVLLKSLTVTFDYYNKKTTGMLATVQIPGFSGYTSDPWANIDDLTNKGFELEIGYNKSFGKVRLGVQGNIAYNKNTITYLGQGKQYLDGGATFQNSQYPLSRTAVGHPFNAFYGFKELGVFHSQAEIDNYKDKNGNLIQPNAKPGDFKWEDVNGDGVINSNDRTWLGDPYPHYTYGLTVNLGWRNWDFMVFGQGVWGNKIFQAYRRLDITTANYPIAALNAWTTTNSNSNYPRLSDLDPNHNFGNPSNFYLQNGAYFRIKTIQLGYTLPKPWMTAIGFQSVRVFASVSNLFTITQYTGYDPEVGGSSYGIDRGIYPQARTYMFGLNVGI
- a CDS encoding triple tyrosine motif-containing protein; this translates as MKYVSFSFIMLFLALWVTAKADISQIVNQCIPKLTYFDKTVYNASNQTWAIAQNEKGYLYFANSGGLLEYDGSEWTLYQIPHNSSAVRSVLITNDQRIYVGMQNEFGFWERDPYTRKLLYTSISTEHNIRFTDENDFWKIIPFQGDIYFNCFQNIYKYSPTTNQVTIIKAPTRFQFAFAVNNRFFAQDKTLGLMELKDGILTPVAGGAVLKGDCVYGMAPLNDNDILIATIDKGLYQLVNGKVTKNNWACNDFLIRNQIFSMTMLPDGRYAFGTILNGLLITDHTGNILSNINKLKGLPNNTVLSIFLDHSNNIWLGLDRGIDHIQLNSRIRTFPDPKGELGSVYQVEQYNGNLFFATNQGLVYCSLKDFNYPDREVEFHIMPNTQGQVWSLLKINNQLLCAHNQGLYVVSGNTGRFVYTGSGISNMLEMNSHVVMLLSYDGLCMLKMNGTQFNVQPEAVYPYNAAYAAKDRKNDLFIGNYASGVYRIQFDSTFNHVIYASNHLESLGIHNSTVQRMYSYDNNLYLLDTMGIMQFDYAQNHFEPMQAVNRLLPTHNSLYRLQFSGNDLWCFGSKQFYCIRNYNTSRPYLISKNLETLYPEVISNYEAIKKLDADNYLICTSNSFSVVNINYAISNMKENQVYIRDIGEFSNKMVSKSLPHPIAYYASHFIEFPHSANTIYIRFTLPDYENTGEIEYSYRLSGKGSNNNFSIPSQNNIATLSNLPSGDYVFQVKATVKGTNQVFYSQLLKITILPPWYFSWIGFIILLILLALLAYGLYSYIQWKLMKQHQRISEQHEKEIAIVETKLLQEKVEKQNEELSRITKHMLQKSRLINKVDAEIEKLAADQAVPTTHLRGLKMIVEKNRNPEKEWEMFEMSFNKTYDNYLVKLSNRFPGLTTGDLKLAAYIRMNISTKEIAGLLNVSGKSVEMGRYRLRRKLNLPHDQNLTEFLMSL